From one Alphaproteobacteria bacterium genomic stretch:
- a CDS encoding DEAD/DEAH box helicase: MSFDFAYDDRGVTLSVHQHSGGFLKRLLARPVTLDIDRLSAQDRNLLFALADLRSAAESHADGLEIDAQRIRMSHDVVADLDSQTAATLGLPPLVDLIFQTDVEGVPGQAQFRLRHQWLRLGEKQVVRRIGSILKTSAGERRLPRWLLDAVRLAEGFEPGSDLHAHWEALARFRQALEPGFHQGTATASAHLEMTDFLRGLHVQLADSFSLQPTGSDDDPNFDVIPFSRKTLEDEDVGEDSGAVVAAMAELAGQPLQAFQARVRDRGALSAYRVGGGRYLVIDRAAAPALRVMAEMQHAPPQERRAFIQNPRQKITAAIEQDLRERGLLENLTAAQQEELVEQAAVPAFVETKEYSARVTGKTIYTGSPIVIEEGSGTTWLPEVFGETIAQMIRALPVAELEHIEEKIQQAISRNEQSVEYDGEHIAATPTTERAIRRQIQTLVAETGTGPDDPPEPPEPPEEPAPKGRVILDPKNNLEQVQWQAKVKPRQALVPVVVPVNVETPLKDHQVESFHWQVEAWAAGLPGVLNADEQGLGKTLQTIAFLAWLKAQMAAEGAQEKGPILVVAPTSLLENWEQEVDRHLASGGLGHLVRLYGSGIATYRRRGANGPDTLDGEEHLDLGFLREAVAKGRGHQYWVLTTYTTLTNYQHSLGSIRFSALVFDEIQALKNPGSLRALAGMAMHADFRIGLTGTPIENSTTDLWAILEQLEPGRILPLSEFRQRFNTPNEEDLQSLYRVVFEPNEALPPMAMRRLKEDVARDLPAKDRVLYPRLMPDRQAAAYEMAREKLASGTRGAALKMLHHIRSVSVHPAVTANDEPEAFISLSGRLTACFEILDAIRVRDERVLVFIEHIQMQYRFIELLKARYGLRHVDLINGSTPIHKRQDIVNRFQQHLEHDQGFDVLVLGPKAAGTGLTLTAATHVVHLSRWWNPAVEEQCNDRVHRIGQIHPVTIHIPMAIHGEFREHSFDCLLHSLMTRKRKLASSALWPMGDTGDDAEQLQKMLEEEAGSSATGDPVESAILNTFERDGSPLPEPSPNGGFRYA; this comes from the coding sequence ATGTCATTCGATTTCGCCTATGACGACCGGGGGGTAACCCTCTCGGTGCATCAGCACTCCGGCGGTTTCCTGAAACGGCTCCTGGCCCGGCCCGTGACGCTGGATATCGACCGTCTGTCGGCGCAAGACCGAAATCTGCTATTTGCGCTCGCCGACCTGAGGTCGGCAGCAGAGAGCCATGCCGACGGACTTGAGATCGACGCCCAGCGCATCCGAATGAGCCACGATGTCGTCGCCGACCTGGACAGCCAGACGGCCGCGACCCTGGGCCTGCCACCTCTGGTGGACCTGATTTTTCAGACCGATGTCGAGGGCGTTCCGGGGCAGGCGCAGTTTCGATTGCGCCACCAGTGGCTGAGGCTCGGCGAAAAGCAGGTGGTGCGCCGCATCGGCTCGATCCTGAAGACGTCCGCCGGCGAACGCCGGCTGCCCCGCTGGCTCCTGGACGCGGTGCGGCTGGCGGAAGGCTTCGAGCCCGGCTCCGACCTGCACGCCCATTGGGAAGCCCTGGCGCGGTTCCGTCAGGCGCTGGAGCCGGGCTTCCACCAGGGCACGGCCACTGCCAGTGCGCACCTGGAGATGACCGACTTCCTGCGCGGACTCCACGTCCAACTGGCCGACAGCTTTTCACTCCAACCGACCGGCAGCGATGACGATCCCAATTTCGACGTCATCCCGTTCTCGCGCAAGACGCTGGAAGACGAAGACGTTGGGGAGGACAGCGGCGCGGTCGTGGCTGCGATGGCGGAACTGGCAGGCCAACCCTTGCAGGCATTTCAGGCCCGCGTGCGCGACCGCGGCGCGCTTTCGGCCTATCGGGTCGGAGGCGGGCGTTATCTCGTCATCGATCGGGCCGCAGCCCCCGCCCTTCGGGTTATGGCGGAAATGCAGCACGCACCGCCACAGGAACGCCGGGCCTTTATCCAGAACCCCCGCCAGAAAATCACGGCGGCGATCGAACAGGATCTGCGCGAGCGCGGGCTGTTGGAGAACCTGACCGCGGCCCAGCAGGAAGAGCTGGTTGAACAGGCCGCCGTTCCGGCCTTCGTCGAGACCAAGGAGTATTCCGCGCGGGTTACCGGCAAGACGATCTACACGGGCTCCCCCATCGTCATCGAGGAAGGCAGCGGCACCACCTGGCTGCCCGAGGTGTTCGGGGAAACGATAGCGCAGATGATCCGAGCGCTGCCGGTCGCAGAGCTGGAGCACATCGAGGAGAAGATCCAGCAGGCGATCAGCCGAAACGAGCAGAGCGTCGAGTACGACGGCGAGCATATCGCGGCCACCCCCACCACCGAACGCGCCATTCGCCGCCAGATCCAGACCCTCGTGGCGGAAACCGGCACCGGACCGGATGACCCGCCCGAGCCCCCGGAACCTCCCGAAGAGCCAGCCCCGAAGGGTCGCGTGATCCTCGACCCCAAGAACAACCTGGAGCAGGTGCAGTGGCAGGCAAAGGTGAAGCCACGCCAGGCGCTGGTTCCCGTCGTCGTTCCGGTGAATGTCGAGACGCCGCTGAAAGACCATCAGGTCGAGAGCTTCCACTGGCAGGTCGAGGCCTGGGCGGCCGGCCTTCCCGGCGTCCTGAACGCCGACGAACAAGGGCTGGGCAAGACCCTGCAAACCATCGCCTTCCTCGCATGGCTGAAGGCCCAAATGGCCGCCGAGGGAGCGCAGGAAAAAGGGCCGATCCTGGTCGTTGCCCCCACCTCGCTGCTGGAGAACTGGGAGCAGGAGGTGGACCGCCATCTGGCTTCGGGCGGGCTCGGCCACCTGGTGCGCCTCTATGGCAGCGGCATTGCAACATACCGACGGCGGGGCGCCAACGGCCCCGACACGCTGGACGGAGAGGAGCATCTCGACCTCGGCTTTCTGCGCGAGGCGGTGGCGAAGGGCCGTGGACACCAATATTGGGTGCTGACCACCTACACCACCCTGACCAACTATCAGCACTCGCTGGGGTCCATTCGGTTTTCGGCGCTGGTCTTTGACGAAATCCAGGCCCTCAAGAACCCCGGCTCCCTCAGGGCGCTCGCGGGGATGGCGATGCATGCGGACTTTCGGATCGGCCTGACCGGAACCCCGATCGAGAACTCAACCACCGACCTCTGGGCGATCCTGGAGCAACTGGAGCCCGGACGGATTCTTCCGCTGTCCGAATTTCGCCAGCGCTTCAACACGCCCAATGAAGAGGACCTGCAATCGCTTTACCGGGTCGTCTTCGAGCCAAACGAGGCGCTGCCGCCCATGGCCATGCGTCGGCTCAAGGAAGACGTCGCCCGGGACCTGCCCGCCAAGGACCGCGTGCTGTATCCGCGCCTCATGCCGGACCGGCAGGCGGCAGCCTACGAAATGGCGCGGGAGAAGTTGGCGTCGGGGACCAGGGGAGCGGCGCTGAAAATGCTGCATCACATCCGCTCCGTCTCTGTGCATCCGGCCGTGACCGCCAACGACGAGCCCGAGGCGTTCATCAGTCTGTCCGGCCGGCTCACGGCCTGCTTCGAGATCCTGGACGCCATCCGTGTCCGCGACGAGCGCGTGCTCGTCTTTATCGAGCACATTCAGATGCAATACCGGTTCATCGAACTGCTGAAAGCCCGCTATGGCTTGCGGCATGTCGATCTGATCAACGGCTCCACACCGATCCACAAGCGCCAGGACATCGTCAACCGCTTCCAGCAGCATCTGGAGCACGATCAGGGCTTCGATGTCCTGGTATTGGGACCGAAGGCTGCGGGCACGGGGCTGACGCTGACGGCCGCCACCCATGTCGTCCATCTCTCGCGTTGGTGGAACCCGGCCGTGGAGGAGCAGTGCAATGACCGTGTCCATCGCATTGGCCAGATACATCCGGTGACAATCCACATCCCGATGGCCATCCATGGAGAATTCCGGGAGCATTCCTTCGACTGCCTGCTGCATAGCCTGATGACCCGCAAGCGGAAGCTGGCCTCGTCGGCGCTCTGGCCGATGGGCGATACCGGCGACGATGCAGAACAGTTGCAGAAGATGCTGGAGGAGGAAGCGGGCTCCTCCGCAACCGGTGATCCGGTCGAAAGCGCCATTCTCAATACATTCGAGCGAGATGGATCGCCGCTGCCGGAGCCCAGTCCCAACGGTGGCTTCCGCTACGCGTAG